The Chrysoperla carnea chromosome X, inChrCarn1.1, whole genome shotgun sequence genome includes a region encoding these proteins:
- the LOC123302671 gene encoding polyadenylate-binding protein-interacting protein 2, whose protein sequence is MKIPTNTMQLFDEISTYSESVHTTNGNYYSEPDDHPVLDGDFSEYMWMENEEQFDRQVMAELEEEELIEQCMEAMLEDELQQSHNQSLNSTNLPSTQGQNDSSSSNNEDDILSLCDALDKVSTSYSVDKSTLNPLAAEFVPGSRVNTQQSTHVTSASAGV, encoded by the exons ATGAAAATACCAACAAACACAATGCAATTATTCGACGAAATATCAACATACAGTGAATCGGTGCACACCACAAATGGTAACTATTATTCGGAGCCAGATGATCATCCAGTCTTAGATGGTGATTTCTCTGAATACATGTGGATGGAGAATGAGGAACAGTTCGATCGACAAGTGATGGCTGAGTTAGAGGAAGAGGAACTAATCGAACAGTGTATGGAAGCGATGTTAGAGGATGAATTACAGCAAAGTCATAATCAATCGTTGAACAGTACAAATTTACCATCCACACAAGGACAAAACGATTCATCAAGTTCTAACAACGAAGATGA tattttgtCATTATGCGACGCTTTGGACAAAGTAAGCACATCATATAGCGTAGATAAAAGCACTTTAAATCCACTAGCAGCTGAATTCGTACCAGGCAGTCGTGTAAACACACAACAATCTACTCATGTCACATCAGCATCGGCTGGTGTTTAG